One genomic region from Moritella sp. F3 encodes:
- a CDS encoding type II secretion system protein translates to MLGFMPRNTHTNNSYTKNSYTKNSGFTLIELVIVIVVLGILAATAVPKFINLRTDAKAKNLESIHGSMRSALQLVYSRAVLKGENIGAGTININGTSVPLYNGYPSVRGRDSFIAINAQVKAWLDIDSTDRNTANKDRNSAPFFTDKSTAQNHIYIFFTENYDQKSGRFKCRVRYENPVTTTPLPPVITVLTDEC, encoded by the coding sequence ATGTTGGGATTTATGCCGAGAAATACACATACAAATAACAGCTATACAAAAAACAGCTATACAAAAAACAGCGGCTTTACCCTAATTGAATTAGTCATCGTGATTGTAGTTCTTGGCATATTAGCAGCGACAGCTGTACCTAAATTTATCAATCTAAGAACAGATGCAAAAGCTAAGAATTTAGAATCTATCCACGGTTCAATGCGAAGTGCGTTACAACTTGTATATTCTAGAGCAGTGCTCAAAGGTGAAAATATAGGTGCCGGTACCATTAATATTAACGGTACCTCAGTCCCTTTATATAACGGTTATCCTTCTGTACGCGGGCGAGATAGTTTTATTGCTATCAATGCGCAAGTCAAAGCGTGGCTTGATATTGATTCAACAGATAGAAATACAGCAAACAAAGATCGTAATTCAGCGCCTTTTTTTACCGATAAATCCACAGCCCAGAATCATATTTACATTTTCTTTACCGAGAATTATGACCAAAAAAGTGGCCGTTTTAAATGCCGAGTTCGCTACGAAAATCCCGTAACCACAACACCACTTCCCCCTGTTATAACAGTGCTAACTGATGAGTGTTAA